A DNA window from Sediminitomix flava contains the following coding sequences:
- the ctlX gene encoding citrulline utilization hydrolase CtlX, translating to MRKHSSSHILMVRPNFFAFNAETAKDNAFQSEPSMTQNEITSKAVAEFDEFVSRLRAKGIQITVIEDTPEPLTPDAVFPNNWFTTHPEGKVVLYPMKAENRRLERRTDILDQLAESLKLDEVQDFSKYEAENRFMEGTGSMIFDHDNKICYAAKSERTDKGVLEEITASLGYETVFFSSFDQNGGSIYHTNVMLSVGSKFAVLCDQSVTDAEELATLKASFEKTGRTLICVNFEQMNSFCCNILEVRNEKDELFVAMSDTAFNAFTEEQKAVINQSAEIIHAPLATIESIGGGGARCMMAEIFLPKK from the coding sequence ATGAGAAAACATTCTTCATCGCACATTTTGATGGTGCGTCCTAACTTTTTTGCATTTAATGCTGAAACTGCGAAAGACAATGCTTTTCAGTCTGAGCCTTCAATGACCCAAAATGAAATTACCTCAAAAGCTGTAGCCGAATTTGATGAATTTGTAAGCCGATTGAGAGCAAAAGGCATTCAGATTACGGTAATTGAAGATACACCAGAACCACTAACACCAGATGCCGTTTTTCCTAACAACTGGTTTACCACTCATCCAGAAGGTAAGGTAGTTTTGTATCCAATGAAGGCTGAAAACAGACGATTAGAACGTAGAACAGATATTCTAGATCAATTGGCGGAGTCTTTAAAGTTGGACGAAGTTCAAGATTTCAGTAAGTACGAAGCTGAGAACCGCTTCATGGAAGGGACTGGAAGTATGATTTTTGATCATGATAATAAGATCTGTTATGCGGCAAAATCAGAACGTACAGATAAAGGAGTACTTGAAGAAATAACAGCATCATTAGGATATGAAACGGTTTTCTTTTCTTCATTTGACCAAAATGGAGGTTCGATTTATCACACCAATGTGATGCTTTCTGTCGGAAGTAAATTTGCAGTTCTCTGTGATCAATCTGTAACTGATGCAGAGGAATTGGCAACGCTAAAAGCTTCATTTGAGAAAACAGGTCGTACTTTGATCTGTGTAAACTTTGAGCAAATGAATAGCTTCTGTTGTAATATCCTTGAGGTACGAAATGAGAAGGACGAGCTATTTGTAGCTATGTCCGATACAGCATTCAATGCTTTTACTGAGGAGCAAAAAGCAGTAATTAATCAAAGTGCTGAGATTATTCATGCACCTTTAGCAACAATCGAGTCTATTGGTGGTGGCGGTGCTCGCTGTATGATGGCTGAAATATTCTTACCAAAAAAGTAG
- a CDS encoding GNAT family N-acetyltransferase, giving the protein MNAEITAIQPLTFRTATPEDYKKTVCLIYSSGPKSFEYVFGRKEISALDFLRFAFKSEKSNFSHKNHLIGEIDGEVVATGTVLKAENLVKNTLDAVQLIFSFYGFWNGFGVLLRGLRTENIIKPPKGKEQLLAHLGVTPDFRGKGIGSKLIDQLIEESDSSAPIGLDVSVKNPKAESLYLRKGFKSIKTISSKLKNEYGYVASHKRMILKKDTV; this is encoded by the coding sequence ATGAATGCTGAAATTACCGCAATTCAACCATTGACATTCAGAACTGCTACGCCAGAAGACTACAAAAAGACGGTTTGTCTTATTTATAGCTCTGGACCAAAGTCTTTTGAATATGTTTTTGGTCGAAAAGAAATCAGTGCACTCGACTTCTTACGATTTGCATTTAAATCTGAAAAGAGCAATTTCTCACATAAAAATCATCTTATCGGAGAAATAGATGGTGAAGTTGTAGCCACAGGAACTGTTTTAAAAGCAGAAAATCTCGTAAAAAACACCCTCGATGCCGTTCAGCTTATCTTTTCCTTTTATGGTTTTTGGAATGGTTTCGGAGTACTGTTAAGAGGACTTCGTACTGAAAATATCATCAAACCACCGAAAGGAAAAGAGCAACTTTTAGCTCATTTAGGTGTTACTCCAGATTTTAGAGGAAAAGGAATTGGGTCTAAACTCATAGATCAACTGATTGAAGAAAGTGATTCTTCTGCGCCTATAGGCCTTGATGTTTCGGTTAAAAACCCAAAAGCAGAATCACTATACCTTCGAAAAGGCTTTAAGTCAATCAAGACTATTTCTTCCAAACTCAAAAATGAGTATGGTTACGTTGCTTCTCACAAAAGAATGATTTTAAAAAAAGATACCGTATAA
- a CDS encoding YjgN family protein yields MENTDQKFRFVGKKGEFFGIEILNIVFTFITLGLYYPWAKANRLKYIYGNTEFAGSSFAFLGTGKEMFKGFIKAVLIIGALYAVYIAGIFSQEPSLILAGALIMLLGVIFLVPVAIHGGLKYRLSRTTWRTVHMGYRGKLSDLMKIYVKGILLSIVTLGIYSFWFEVELRKYILKNVRLGNLEMEFKGDGSTYFGTFFLGYILSTVTLGIYSFWWMRDLYRFFWDNTYVIQDGREIKMEFTGTAGGFFKTLIGNFLIVVFTFGLGTPIAIIRMLSFVIENTGIRGTLNLDAIEQTEEQYKDATGEDLADMLEIDAF; encoded by the coding sequence ATGGAAAATACAGATCAAAAATTCCGATTTGTTGGTAAAAAAGGAGAGTTTTTCGGGATTGAAATTCTAAACATTGTATTCACATTCATCACTTTGGGGCTTTACTACCCTTGGGCTAAAGCTAACCGACTAAAGTATATTTATGGGAATACTGAATTTGCAGGTTCTTCATTTGCTTTTCTTGGTACAGGTAAAGAAATGTTCAAAGGATTTATCAAAGCTGTTCTTATCATCGGAGCTTTGTATGCAGTCTATATTGCAGGAATCTTTTCTCAAGAACCATCTCTTATTTTAGCTGGGGCATTAATCATGTTATTAGGAGTAATTTTCCTTGTTCCTGTAGCCATTCACGGAGGTCTAAAATATCGTTTGTCTCGTACAACATGGAGAACTGTTCACATGGGCTACAGAGGAAAACTATCTGACCTTATGAAGATATATGTAAAAGGTATACTTCTTTCAATAGTTACACTAGGTATCTACTCTTTCTGGTTTGAGGTTGAATTGAGAAAATACATTCTCAAAAATGTAAGACTTGGTAATCTTGAGATGGAATTCAAAGGTGATGGTTCTACTTACTTTGGAACCTTCTTCCTCGGATATATCCTATCAACAGTTACTTTAGGTATTTACTCTTTCTGGTGGATGAGAGACTTGTACCGTTTCTTCTGGGATAACACTTATGTTATTCAAGATGGTCGTGAAATCAAGATGGAATTTACAGGTACAGCAGGTGGTTTCTTCAAAACGCTTATCGGTAACTTCTTAATCGTTGTTTTCACTTTTGGTCTAGGTACTCCAATTGCGATTATTCGTATGCTTTCATTTGTAATCGAAAACACGGGTATTAGAGGAACTCTAAACCTAGATGCAATTGAGCAAACAGAAGAGCAATACAAAGATGCTACAGGCGAAGACCTTGCAGACATGTTAGAAATTGATGCATTCTAA
- a CDS encoding TonB-dependent receptor yields the protein MKKFLLFTAWMFAAMSFSYAQTTITGKVIDEDSQEEIIGAAVILKGTTIGSSTDIAGEFAIQTNNEGPTTLVVSFIGMKTKEVEVVLEGEKVNAGTIALASDVMNLKEIQVLADVAIDRKTPVAVSTVTPEIIETKLGNQEFPEIMKSTPGVYTTKQGGGWGDSRITIRGFGDDNTAVMINGIPVNDMENSRVYWSNWAGLSDVTRNIQIQRGMGASKLALPTAGGTMNILTRSSDAEKGGSISSTIGNDGYAKFAFDVSTGLNDKGWALTIAASQTSGNGFVDGTSFEGYSYFANITKVINSNHTLSLNAFGASQTHGQRRTRHTIEDAEKVGNRHNYDWGYLQGEEFHANENYYSKPLFSLNHYWTINDRTSLNTSAYASFGRGGGSSVYGDVDRIGGDKYAPLDFDAVYERNAQQGQSSTIMRAGVNNHDWYGVISTLTHELNSDFTLTGGIDGRYYYGEHYQEVDNLIGGQYFITERTIGGEKQRVVAREGDKVGYDNDGQVIWASAFGQVEYDKNDLSAFLNAAVSNVNYQRIDYSAANPYSEHVNALTYSLKGGANYRLTEKHNVFANAGYFQRPPMFNAVYQNHTNNINTDAVNESIMSFELGYGYRSAKFAANANIYYTKWMDKSMTKSHRPEDGNPDGSDDLYANILGIDAVHKGIEVDFEYRPTLRWTITGMISVGDWRWANNVDATFFDQDQNQIGDEETLYIKDLKVGNSAQTTAALGTNYEVLKDFKIGVDYVFAGNNYSDYDPTKRTDSATEGVQSYKLPNFGLVDIYANYNFKMGKLDASLFGKINNVGNTSYIADATDFNGTWQGAQVYYAIGRTWSGGLKVKF from the coding sequence ATGAAAAAGTTTCTCTTGTTCACAGCATGGATGTTTGCAGCAATGTCATTTTCATATGCGCAAACGACCATTACTGGTAAGGTGATCGATGAAGATTCTCAAGAAGAAATTATTGGTGCTGCCGTTATTCTAAAGGGTACCACTATTGGTTCTTCTACGGATATTGCAGGTGAATTTGCAATCCAAACCAATAATGAAGGGCCTACTACTTTGGTTGTTTCATTCATCGGAATGAAAACAAAAGAAGTTGAAGTGGTATTGGAAGGAGAAAAAGTAAACGCAGGTACTATCGCTTTAGCAAGTGATGTAATGAACTTGAAAGAGATTCAAGTACTTGCAGACGTTGCCATTGACCGTAAAACGCCTGTTGCGGTATCTACAGTTACTCCAGAAATCATTGAGACAAAGCTGGGTAACCAAGAATTCCCAGAAATCATGAAATCTACTCCTGGTGTATATACTACCAAACAAGGTGGTGGATGGGGTGACTCTCGTATCACTATTCGTGGTTTTGGAGACGATAACACTGCGGTTATGATTAATGGTATTCCTGTAAACGACATGGAAAACTCTAGAGTTTATTGGTCAAACTGGGCTGGTCTTTCAGATGTTACTCGTAACATTCAGATTCAGAGAGGTATGGGAGCATCTAAATTGGCTCTACCAACTGCTGGTGGTACAATGAACATCCTTACTCGTTCTTCTGATGCCGAGAAAGGAGGAAGTATTTCATCTACAATTGGTAACGACGGATACGCAAAATTTGCATTTGATGTGTCTACAGGTTTGAATGATAAAGGATGGGCTTTGACAATCGCAGCCTCTCAGACATCAGGTAATGGTTTCGTAGATGGAACATCTTTCGAGGGGTACTCATACTTTGCGAACATTACAAAAGTGATTAACTCAAATCACACACTTTCATTGAATGCTTTTGGTGCTTCACAGACTCACGGACAGAGAAGAACAAGACATACAATTGAAGATGCTGAGAAAGTAGGGAACAGACATAACTATGACTGGGGTTACTTACAAGGTGAAGAGTTTCATGCCAATGAAAACTACTACTCTAAGCCTTTATTCTCATTGAATCACTACTGGACAATCAATGACAGAACTAGTTTGAATACTTCTGCTTATGCGTCATTTGGTAGAGGTGGCGGATCATCAGTTTATGGTGATGTTGATAGAATTGGTGGAGACAAATATGCGCCTTTAGATTTTGATGCTGTTTATGAGCGAAATGCACAACAAGGACAGTCATCAACAATTATGAGAGCAGGTGTAAATAACCATGACTGGTATGGTGTTATTTCAACTTTAACTCATGAGTTGAATAGTGATTTCACGTTGACTGGAGGTATTGACGGACGTTACTACTATGGTGAGCACTATCAAGAAGTGGATAACCTAATTGGTGGTCAGTATTTTATTACTGAAAGAACGATTGGTGGTGAGAAGCAAAGAGTTGTAGCAAGAGAAGGAGACAAAGTAGGTTATGACAATGATGGTCAAGTAATTTGGGCTTCTGCTTTCGGTCAGGTGGAATATGACAAGAATGATCTTTCAGCTTTCCTTAATGCAGCAGTTTCAAATGTAAACTACCAACGTATTGATTATTCTGCAGCAAACCCTTATTCAGAGCATGTAAATGCACTAACTTATAGTTTGAAAGGGGGAGCAAATTACAGACTTACTGAAAAACACAACGTATTTGCTAACGCAGGTTACTTCCAACGTCCTCCAATGTTCAATGCCGTTTATCAAAACCACACAAACAACATTAATACTGACGCAGTGAATGAAAGTATTATGAGTTTTGAACTTGGTTATGGTTATAGATCAGCAAAATTTGCAGCTAATGCAAACATCTACTACACAAAGTGGATGGACAAATCAATGACAAAATCTCACCGTCCTGAAGATGGAAACCCTGATGGTTCTGATGATTTGTATGCTAACATTTTGGGTATTGATGCAGTCCACAAAGGTATTGAAGTTGACTTTGAATACCGTCCTACACTAAGATGGACAATCACAGGTATGATCTCAGTTGGTGACTGGAGATGGGCAAACAATGTAGATGCAACATTCTTTGACCAAGACCAAAACCAAATTGGAGATGAAGAAACACTTTATATCAAAGACTTGAAAGTAGGTAACTCAGCGCAAACAACTGCAGCATTGGGTACAAACTACGAAGTGTTGAAAGACTTTAAAATTGGTGTTGACTACGTATTTGCAGGAAATAACTACTCTGATTATGATCCTACAAAGAGAACTGACTCAGCTACAGAAGGAGTACAGTCATACAAATTACCAAACTTTGGTCTTGTTGATATTTACGCGAACTACAACTTCAAAATGGGTAAGCTAGATGCTTCTTTGTTCGGTAAAATCAACAACGTAGGAAATACTTCTTACATCGCTGATGCTACTGACTTCAATGGTACTTGGCAAGGCGCTCAAGTTTACTATGCAATTGGTAGAACTTGGTCAGGAGGTTTGAAAGTTAAATTCTAA
- a CDS encoding HAD family hydrolase, producing MKNQIKTPHLLIILAIFIFSCQKENTSERNEIFDPLPSWEDGKAKSDIINFVTEAIDPNNINFIPVKERIATFDNDGTLWTEQPLYFQLFFTIDRIKELAKDNPEWKNEEPYKTILENDHEKLTKLSKKELLQLVMTTHANVTTKEFNKIIRDWLENSLHPKFQKPYNQLVYQPMLELLDYLRDNEFQTFIVSGGGIDFIRVWGEDTYDIPKHQIIGSSIKSEFFYDKGKAYIQKIPEIDFIDDHEGKPLAIHKHIGRKPVIAVGNSDGDLEMLQWAASNSNPHLAIYLHHTDKEREYAYDRNSPIGRLDKGLDEALKRNWTVIDMQKDWNTIYPFELDKK from the coding sequence ATGAAAAATCAAATTAAAACCCCTCATTTATTAATCATTTTGGCCATTTTCATTTTCTCTTGCCAAAAAGAAAATACTTCCGAAAGGAATGAAATATTTGATCCTCTGCCATCTTGGGAAGATGGAAAAGCAAAAAGCGACATCATTAATTTTGTAACAGAAGCCATTGATCCTAATAACATCAACTTTATCCCTGTAAAAGAACGGATCGCTACATTTGACAATGATGGTACACTTTGGACAGAGCAACCACTTTACTTTCAATTGTTCTTCACTATTGACCGTATCAAAGAATTAGCAAAGGACAATCCCGAATGGAAAAATGAAGAACCTTATAAAACCATTTTGGAAAATGACCATGAAAAACTTACCAAACTGAGTAAAAAAGAGCTTTTACAGCTTGTCATGACCACTCATGCAAATGTGACAACAAAAGAGTTTAATAAAATCATCAGAGATTGGTTAGAAAACAGCTTGCATCCTAAATTTCAAAAACCTTACAATCAATTGGTTTATCAACCGATGTTAGAACTTCTAGATTACCTCAGAGATAATGAATTTCAAACTTTTATTGTGTCTGGAGGAGGTATTGATTTTATCAGAGTTTGGGGTGAAGATACTTACGACATTCCTAAACATCAGATTATAGGCAGCAGCATTAAGTCTGAGTTCTTTTATGATAAAGGAAAAGCATACATTCAAAAGATTCCTGAAATTGACTTTATTGATGATCATGAAGGGAAACCTCTTGCCATCCATAAACACATTGGTAGAAAACCTGTGATAGCAGTAGGTAATTCTGATGGCGATTTAGAAATGCTACAATGGGCGGCCTCAAATAGTAATCCTCATTTAGCCATTTACCTACACCACACAGATAAAGAAAGAGAATATGCTTACGATCGCAACTCTCCTATTGGTAGACTTGATAAAGGTTTAGATGAGGCTTTAAAAAGAAATTGGACAGTCATCGATATGCAGAAGGACTGGAATACGATCTACCCTTTTGAACTAGATAAAAAGTAA
- a CDS encoding pYEATS domain-containing protein, producing MKSHLKYITLFQVSLLSISCIAILVLYNQIRPSIISMNAAKEKHNSLRDSLSRLESELNNKNRLLDKLASKVNNFRNLEITPHANFRVIDAEKELYLFSIWVSSDPDVMEEIESVHYVFNHGSFEIKGRTGTDLSDGFKVSYQGWGCLTLVEIIIRYKNNAEEDLFFNMCESIGWE from the coding sequence ATGAAATCACACTTGAAGTACATCACGCTTTTTCAAGTCAGTCTGCTTTCCATTTCATGTATTGCAATCCTCGTTTTATACAACCAAATCAGACCGTCTATCATAAGTATGAATGCTGCTAAGGAAAAACATAATTCATTACGAGACTCTCTTAGTCGATTAGAGTCTGAATTGAATAATAAAAATAGATTACTTGACAAGCTTGCAAGTAAAGTCAATAATTTCAGAAACTTAGAAATCACACCTCATGCCAATTTTAGGGTAATAGATGCAGAAAAGGAATTGTACTTATTTTCAATTTGGGTTTCTTCAGACCCAGATGTTATGGAAGAGATTGAGAGTGTACATTATGTGTTCAATCACGGCTCTTTTGAAATTAAAGGACGTACGGGTACAGATTTATCCGATGGCTTTAAAGTCAGCTATCAAGGTTGGGGCTGTCTTACGCTAGTAGAAATTATTATTAGGTATAAAAATAATGCGGAAGAGGATCTATTTTTTAATATGTGTGAAAGTATAGGTTGGGAATGA
- a CDS encoding M48 family metallopeptidase: MYSGIFYTGKSSKQYKAKIQLNRNQLVFSYEDLDDDGELVLVPFEYEGIYEIERVTTTKVQVKFNDFPHPTLEVDDAHFVEQLKYSDLDIKGDHPGYKFSSLWKSISLGVIFMGVMALAYFKGIPFLVDKVVNVLPTNYDVMWGNSIYVSYIKNMNVDEEASELLNRYIKTLDVESEYPINITVVKSPIKNAFAVPGGNMVFFTGLLNEMESKEELTALFGHELAHIELRHSTKSTLESLAGYIIISLVFNDINGITSVITEQGQQLKRLSYSRKLEEEADLFGLSLLNEKGIDPQGMTDLFQTLQSVDHSDIEEISSTDSLYQENVELEDNDTTTTIFEDLMEEVEGNDILEYLSSHPDLESRIRMASNFERTNFELHPKSDSLELIWNDIDSLKSDWNSWSSLSDIKEEIEETFDDIFTNTDSIASDSLKVKN; encoded by the coding sequence ATGTATTCTGGAATTTTTTACACAGGTAAATCAAGCAAGCAATACAAGGCAAAAATCCAACTTAACCGAAATCAGCTTGTTTTTTCTTACGAAGATTTAGACGATGATGGAGAACTTGTATTAGTCCCATTTGAGTATGAAGGTATCTACGAAATTGAAAGAGTAACCACTACTAAAGTACAAGTCAAATTTAATGATTTTCCACACCCAACTCTTGAAGTAGATGACGCCCATTTTGTAGAACAACTCAAGTATTCTGACCTAGACATAAAAGGAGATCATCCTGGCTATAAATTTAGTTCGTTATGGAAATCAATTTCGCTCGGAGTTATTTTCATGGGAGTGATGGCACTTGCCTACTTTAAAGGCATTCCATTTCTCGTTGATAAAGTGGTAAATGTACTTCCGACCAACTACGATGTCATGTGGGGTAATTCGATCTATGTGAGCTATATTAAAAACATGAATGTAGATGAGGAAGCCTCTGAACTGCTCAATAGATATATAAAAACACTAGATGTTGAATCTGAATACCCAATCAATATTACAGTCGTAAAATCTCCTATCAAAAATGCTTTTGCTGTTCCTGGAGGAAACATGGTCTTTTTTACTGGGCTGCTAAACGAAATGGAGTCGAAAGAAGAACTCACTGCTTTATTTGGTCATGAGTTGGCTCATATAGAATTAAGACATTCAACAAAATCTACCCTTGAGAGCCTTGCAGGATATATCATTATTTCGCTTGTTTTCAATGACATCAATGGTATCACATCAGTAATTACAGAACAAGGACAGCAGCTTAAAAGACTTTCTTATAGTAGAAAATTAGAAGAAGAAGCGGACCTATTTGGATTAAGTTTATTGAATGAAAAAGGAATTGATCCTCAAGGAATGACAGATCTCTTTCAAACACTTCAATCAGTAGATCATTCAGATATCGAAGAAATTAGTTCTACAGACTCACTTTATCAAGAAAATGTAGAGCTCGAAGACAACGATACCACAACTACTATATTTGAAGATTTGATGGAAGAGGTTGAAGGAAATGATATCCTTGAATACTTAAGTTCTCATCCAGATTTAGAAAGTCGTATCCGAATGGCCTCCAATTTTGAAAGAACCAACTTTGAACTTCACCCAAAAAGTGACTCTTTAGAACTGATATGGAATGATATTGATTCACTCAAATCAGATTGGAATAGTTGGTCTAGCCTTTCTGATATCAAGGAGGAGATAGAAGAAACTTTTGATGATATTTTCACAAATACCGATTCAATTGCCTCTGACAGTCTTAAAGTAAAGAACTAA
- a CDS encoding HEAT repeat domain-containing protein — MKRNFLVFLSVCCMYLGVSIFLLRCEKPEEQTETTYVHSSETLSQHGYIGSKNCIDCHKEQHDEWMNSHHDLAMKEANSQFIRGDFNDVQWEEDSMKYLFYKKDSTYFVQITEENSTNNYPIKYTFGWEPLQQYLIEFPNGKYQTLRASWDTEEKKWFHQYPDTIIPQGDWLHWTENAQNWNNMCASCHSTNLEKNFNEDQFAYNTTFSEINVACEACHGPGEKHANAMKNGEKYDEKLWNLSAQQTQVSVCGSCHARRTMLTNDNNPHPEYLSRFFPALITKDNYHPDGQIDNEDYVLSSFLSSKMSQNNVRCTSCHNPHTTKLKFNDNRLCTQCHEQSYALEEHHFHPMDSEGAQCINCHMDGKKYMGNDYRRDHSFRIPRPDQSITYGTPNACTSCHEDKSDKWAKEAIEKHFGKERKYHFSDDLLPGSKLDEKSAPHLVKLIADSTQTDLVRATALQYLSYIMTEAHLPIFIEAMTKPNTPLLRQAAYTHSLQVPQLRQTETAWQGLKDSIRAVRIASFRLIADLNIPTSYQEDYNKVQKEYEEMLFANADMVNGQVQKGDYHQRMGEPQKAIKAYQYSLKMDSLQIPVRLNLAIILSNQGRSYDALEVLKPAVEIQENNETAHYYLGLLYGELNDFPMSIKHLKKAAIIAPQNETYTYNLIVTLMKNNQRIDAKKILDSALRTLPNSQRIQSLIPYFQSTQ; from the coding sequence ATGAAACGTAACTTTTTAGTTTTTCTTTCAGTCTGCTGCATGTATTTAGGCGTAAGCATTTTTCTTCTCAGATGCGAAAAACCAGAAGAGCAAACTGAAACAACCTACGTTCATTCTTCAGAAACACTTTCTCAACACGGATATATAGGTAGTAAAAACTGTATCGATTGCCATAAAGAACAGCATGATGAATGGATGAATTCTCATCATGATTTAGCAATGAAAGAAGCAAATAGCCAATTTATAAGAGGAGATTTCAATGATGTACAGTGGGAAGAAGATAGTATGAAATATCTCTTTTATAAAAAAGACTCAACTTACTTTGTACAGATTACGGAAGAAAACTCAACGAACAACTACCCTATCAAATACACATTTGGATGGGAACCTCTTCAACAATACCTTATTGAATTCCCTAATGGAAAATACCAAACTTTAAGAGCTTCATGGGATACAGAGGAGAAAAAGTGGTTTCATCAGTACCCAGACACAATCATTCCACAAGGAGATTGGCTACACTGGACCGAAAATGCTCAGAATTGGAATAACATGTGTGCTTCTTGTCACAGTACTAATCTAGAAAAAAATTTCAATGAAGATCAGTTTGCCTATAACACTACATTTTCTGAAATTAATGTAGCTTGTGAAGCTTGCCATGGCCCAGGAGAAAAGCATGCTAATGCAATGAAAAACGGAGAAAAGTACGATGAAAAGCTATGGAATTTATCTGCTCAACAAACTCAAGTAAGCGTCTGTGGCTCATGCCATGCTAGAAGAACAATGCTAACCAATGACAATAACCCTCACCCAGAATATTTAAGTCGCTTCTTCCCTGCACTTATTACAAAAGACAATTACCATCCTGATGGGCAAATTGACAATGAAGACTATGTGCTTAGTTCATTTCTGTCTAGTAAAATGTCCCAAAACAATGTGAGATGTACAAGTTGTCATAACCCTCATACCACAAAACTAAAATTCAATGACAATCGACTTTGTACGCAATGCCATGAACAGTCATATGCACTAGAAGAGCATCACTTTCACCCTATGGATAGTGAAGGGGCGCAATGTATAAACTGTCATATGGATGGGAAAAAATATATGGGAAATGACTACAGAAGAGATCATAGTTTTAGAATCCCGAGACCAGACCAAAGTATAACATACGGTACACCTAACGCATGTACGAGTTGTCATGAAGATAAAAGTGACAAATGGGCTAAGGAAGCCATCGAAAAGCATTTTGGGAAAGAAAGAAAATATCACTTTTCAGATGACTTACTTCCGGGAAGTAAACTTGATGAAAAATCAGCTCCACATTTGGTCAAGTTAATTGCTGATTCCACTCAAACTGATTTGGTAAGGGCTACAGCATTGCAATACCTTTCATACATAATGACAGAAGCGCATTTACCAATCTTTATTGAGGCTATGACCAAGCCCAACACACCTTTACTCAGACAAGCTGCGTATACGCATTCGCTTCAAGTACCACAACTCAGACAAACAGAAACAGCTTGGCAAGGTCTTAAAGATTCTATTCGAGCCGTACGTATTGCAAGTTTCCGCCTTATTGCTGATTTAAATATTCCTACTTCTTATCAAGAAGACTATAACAAAGTACAAAAAGAATATGAAGAAATGCTGTTTGCTAATGCAGACATGGTAAATGGTCAAGTTCAGAAAGGAGATTATCACCAAAGAATGGGAGAACCACAAAAAGCTATTAAAGCTTATCAGTACTCATTGAAAATGGATAGCCTACAAATTCCTGTCAGATTGAATCTTGCGATCATTCTTAGTAATCAAGGTCGTTCATATGATGCATTGGAAGTACTCAAACCAGCAGTAGAAATTCAAGAAAACAATGAAACGGCACATTATTACTTAGGACTCCTATACGGTGAACTTAATGACTTTCCAATGTCTATCAAGCATCTAAAAAAAGCTGCTATAATAGCTCCTCAAAATGAAACCTATACCTACAATTTGATTGTCACCCTCATGAAGAATAATCAGAGAATTGATGCTAAAAAAATCCTTGATTCTGCCTTACGTACTTTACCTAATTCTCAACGAATTCAGAGTCTTATTCCATACTTCCAATCTACTCAATAG